A genomic window from Salvelinus namaycush isolate Seneca chromosome 21, SaNama_1.0, whole genome shotgun sequence includes:
- the LOC120066792 gene encoding growth arrest-specific protein 2-like encodes MLFIRMLHNKHVMVRVGGGWETFESYLLKHDPCRMLQISRVEGKTFPMSPKSPNTKDLTPDSYLVVAAHYRSKK; translated from the exons ATGCTCTTCATCCGG ATGCTACACAACAAGCATGTGATGGTGCGTGTGGGAGGAGGCTGGGAGACCTTTGAGAGCTACCTGTTGAAACACGACCCATGTCGGATGCTCCAGATCTCCAGAGTGGAGGGGAAGACCTTTCCCATGTCCCCCAAGTCACCCAACACCAAGGACCTCACCCCAGACAGCTACTTGGTGGTGGCCGCACACTACCGCAGCAAGAAGTAA